From the genome of Faecalibacterium prausnitzii:
TAGACATGGAACGGGGTGGGCACGTCCTGGAGGATTTCCTGGGCCTGCGCTTCAGTCAGAAACGGTTTCTTTTCCATAATATACTTCCCTCACATTTTATAGTGTCACCGACACGTCGGTGCGGTATCAGGTCTTGAGGTTGCCGCGGGTGGGCGTGAACGTCGGGATCATCTCGGCCAGCTGCTTCACGACGCCCTCGTCGTTGTGGGCCGCTGCCGCGCTCAGATCCTGCAGCTGCGTGTAGAACCGGGCCAGGTCGATGTCCTTCGGCGGCGCAACGAAGATCTTGTTGTGCTCGGTGCGGCGCATCTTATCCTGCTCCTCGTCCATCATCAGCTCCTCATAGAGCTTCTCGCCGGGGCGCAGGCCCACGACCTTGATTTCCATATTCACGCCCGGCTCGTAGCCGTAGAAGCGGATGAGCTGTTTGGCCAGGTCGATGATCTTGACCGGCTCGCCCATATCCAGAACATAGATGCTGCCGCTCTCGGCCAGGGCACCGGCCTGCAGCACCAGCTGGGCTGCCTCCGGGATGGTCATGAAATAGCGCTCGATGTTGGGGTCCGTCAGGGTGACGGGGCCGCCCTTTTTGATCTGCGCCTCGAACAGCGGGATGACACTGCCGTGGCTGCCCAGCACATTGCCGAAGCGGACTGCCACGCACTTCATGTCGGTGTTGCCCGCAAAGGTCTGGATGAGCATCTCGCAGATGCGCTTGGTGCAGCCCATGACGCTGGTGGGGTTGACGGCCTTGTCCGTGGAGAGCTGGACGAACCGCTCCACGCCGTGCTCGCTGGCGCTGGTGAGCAGATTCTTCGTGCCCAGCACATTGTTCTTGACGGCCTCCGCCGGGCTGACCTCCATCAGCGGCACATGCTTGTGCGCCGCCGCGTGGAAGACCACCGTGGGATGATACGTCTCGAATACCTCGTCCAGACGTTTTTTGTCGCGGATGGAGCCGATGAGCACCGTGACCGGGATGTCCCGGCCATACTTCTGCTGCAGCTCCATCAGCAGCTCGTAGGCGCAGTTCTCGTAGATATCAAAGATGAGCAGTTTGCCGGGCTGAAAGCGCATCACCTGACGGCAGAGCTCGCTGCCGATGGAACCGCCGCCGCCCGTGACGAGGACGGTCTTGCCGGTCAGGTAGCCGGAGATCTGCTCCATGTCCAGCGTGACTTCCTCGCGGGAGAGGAAATCGGCGGTGTTCAGCTCGCGGAACGCATTCTGCTGCGGCGCACCGGTGCCCACCAGCTGCGGGTCGCTCAGGATCTGGACCGCACAGTGGGTGGAGACGCAGAGGTCGATGACATGGTTCAGTCGGCTGCCCTGCAGCGTCGGGATGGCGATGATGATGCTGTGGATGTTGTATCTCTCGCAGACCTGCGGGATCTGCTCCAGTGTGCCCCGCACCGGGACACCGTGGATGGTCTGGCCGAACTTGGCCGGGTCATCGTCCACAGCGGCGACCGGGTGGCCGTAGCTCTCGTTGGATTTGCAGACGTTGATCGCCCACGCACCGGCCTCGCCTGCGCCCACGATCAGCACCGGGCGGTTCGGGTCCTTGGACGGAACGCCGCGCACCCGCTCGCCAATGGGGTGGTTCAGGAACAGCCGCCAGGCAAGGCGGCTCCCGCCCACCAGCAGGAAGATGAGCACCGCCGCCATCGCGTTGGCCGAGTCGAACAACACGCCATGGATGAGGCCATGGTTCACGAAGTAGACCACTGCCGTGGGCACTGCGATCATGCCCGCCAGACGGATGAGGTCGCGCTCGCCCGCGTACTTCCACAAGATGGAGTACAGCCCGCCCACCAGAAAGCTCATCAGATAGAGCGCCGTGATCCAGGGCAGGTTCTCATACAGCAGGGCCCGGTTATGGGGCCACCAGGCTGCTTCCACCGCACCGTCTGCGCGGAGCAACAGCGCAAAATAAAAGCTGAACAGGATCAGCGCCGCATCCAGCACCACCAGAAACGTCCGGCGCAGCCCGACCTGCGGCGTAATTTTTTTGATATTCTTCACAGAAAATCCTCTTTATCTTCGGCGCTCGTTCTGCGCCGGTTCATTTTCCAGGCCAGCGGGAAGAGAGCCTGCTGCACCATGGTATCCATTGTATTATACTCGTTTCGTGCCCCGGTGTCCAGAAGATTTCATCGTCCGGGTCGATTTCATGCCTTTTTCGCCTTCTGCCGGGCCCGGTCCGGGTGGAGCGCGGCCCGCACCTCGGCACCCAGACCCAGCGGCCAGGCGGCGGCCAGCCCCGCCAGCCCCATGCCGCAGCAGCCGATGCACAGCGCCGCCAGCTGCTCCGGCGTCTCCCCGGCCTGCCAGCCGGACAGCATTTCTCGGAAAAATACCCCCGCCCCGGCCGACACGCCCGCCGCCAGCAGCGGTGCCCCCAGCCAGCGCATCAGCGCCGGACGCATCCCGCTGACCCGCAGCAGACGGGCCGTGTTGGCCAGGCAGGTATATACGCTGGACAGCAGGATGACGAACAGGAAACCTTTCATCCCGAACCGGGGCAGCAGCACCATCACCCCCGCGATGCGCAGCACGGCATCCCACAGGCTGTACCGGAACACGGCCTTCTGCTCCCCTACCCCCTTCATCGCACCGTCCACCATGCTTTCCAGATACATCAGCGGCATCGCCGGGCCGAGCACGGTCAGATAGAAGCCAGCCTCGGCCCCGTCCGGCCCGTAGAACAGCCGGGCAGCCGACGCTCCCCACACCCAGAACACCGCCCCTGCCAGCGCGGAGAAGTAGCCCGTGAGCCGGAGCATCCGATCCAGCAGCGCCGAAAGCCGCCCCGTCTCGCCCCGGATATGCGCCTGCGTGATCTCCGGCATCAGCAGGACCGACAGGCTCCCCAGCAGCCCGAACGGAAAGGTCAGCAGGGGCAGGGCCATTCCCTTCAGGTTTCCATACTGGGCCACGGCGGCACTGCGGCCCCCGGCATCCAGCAGATAGACCGTCAGGCAGGCGGGCACCAGCATGTTCTCCGCCGTGTGGAGCGCACTGGCAAGGCAGCGCCCGCCCTCCACGGGCCAGAGGATCTCCCACAGGCGCTTTGCCGGGTCCATGGGGCGTCGGGCCGGGCCCGCACCGAATGCGGACACCGCCTCCCGCCGGTAAAACAGAAGCATCAGGCAGGCCGATACCGTCTCGCTGAGGGCCGTTGCCGCCAGAACAGCCGTGCACTTGCCGCCCACGTCCAGCGCACGGCCCCGCTCCAGCGCGAACCAGATGGCCGAGATGCGGACCGTCTGCTCCACGAGCTGGCTCACCACGTTGGGGCCGACCTGCCGCCGGGCAATGAAAAAGCCGCGCAGCACCGCTGAGACCGCCATCCAGGGCAGGCCGAATGCCGCCGCCCGCAGCGCACCGGCCGCGCGGACATCCCCCAGCCACCACGCAGCGGCCAGCTCCGCCAGACCGAACTGCCCCGCCCACGCAGCGCTGCCCAGCAGCAGCGCCGCCCCCAGCAGGCGGAGCAGCATCCCGCGGGCCTCGGCCCGGCTGCGGCTCAGCTCCTCGGCCATCAGGCGGGTGGCCGCCACCGAGACGCCGGATGTCGCCAGCGTGACGAAGAGCGAATATACCGCCAGCACCAGCTGGTACAGGCCCATCCCCTCGCCGCCCAGCGCATTGGCCAGCCAGATGCGCAGCCCCATCCCGGCCAGCCGGAGCACCACATCCGCCCCTGTGAGCAGGGCCGCGTTCTTCAGGTAGCTCGGACGCATCGCCGCACCTCCCCTTCTTCCTTTTATTATATGGGCACCGCTTTGCAAAATATGAGCCGCCGTGTGGGTTGTTTCTCTTCTGATTTTATGGTATGATAGGAGCCGGTCAAGAGATTTTTCAAAACATCAACGAAGGAGGAAAGGCCGCATCCCACCCGGACCGGCCTTATGAGAGTATGAGCGAAGAATGCACCCATGACTGCTCTACCTGCAGCGCAGCATGTTCTTCCCGCGAGGCTGCCCCGCAGCATGATGCCCCCAACCCCAACAGCAGCGTCAAAAAAGTCATCGGCGTCGTATCCGGCAAGGGCGGCGTCGGCAAGAGCATGACCAGCGCTCTGCTGGCCTGCGCCATGGCCCGCCGCGGCTACCACTGCGGCATCCTGGACGCCGACATCACCGGCCCGTCCATTCCCAAGCTGTTCGGCATCCATGGCCGTGCCATGGCCGACGAGAAGGGCTGCTGGCCCATCCAGAGCCGGATGGGCATCGACGTGATGAGCATCAACCTGCTGGTGGAGAACGAAGAGGACCCCGTCGTCTGGCGCGGCCCCGTCATCGCCGGTGCGGTGAAGCAGTTCTGGACCGATGTGGTCTGGAAGGACGTCGATTTCCTGTTCGTGGACATGCCTCCGGGAACCGGTGATGTGCCCCTGACCGTCTTCCAGAGCCTGCCGGTGGACGGCATCGTCGTCGTGGCAAGCCCGCAGGAGCTGGTCAGCATGATCGTGGCCAAGGCCGTCAACATGGCTGAGATGATGAAGGTGCCCATGCTCGGCATCGTCGAGAACATGAGCTACATCGTCTGCCCCGACTGCGGCAAGCACATCAGTGTGTTCGGCAACAGCCATGTGGACGAGGTCGCGGCAAAGCACCACCTGCCCGTCCTGGCCAAGTGCCCCATCGACCCGCAGCTGGCCGCCCTCTCCGATGCCGGCATGATCGAGACCTACGGCGGCGAGTACCTGGAAGGTGCCGCCGATGCCTGTGAGAAATTGCTGAAGAAGTAAACACGTTGGTTTCTCTGCCTTTTGCGCCGGGCCTTTTCCCCCGCAAAAGGCATTCTTTTTGGGTGCCGGTCTGCCGCAAAACAGAAGCTGCTGCGCCGTTTTCGCAGCGGCCGGATGTTTTTGTGAAGCGGGCTCATCTTTTCTTCTGTTTTTTTGAAAGATTTTCTGCTCCGCCTCTCTTGTAAATCTTTACAGAATGCTTTATAATGACAAAGTGTTCTGCAAGTTGTTTGGCAGAACCGGTGAAAGTATACTGGGAAAAGGAGTATTCGATTATGTTGACGAATGAATACCTGAAGCGTGTTTACGATGGTCTGGCTCAGCGCAATGCCAATGAGCCCGAATTTTTGCAGGCTGTCCGCGAGGTGCTGGAGAGCATCCAGCCCGTCGTGGAGAAGCACCCCGAATATGAGAAGGCAGGTCTGATCGAGCGTCTGGTCGAGCCGGAACGCATCATCAGCTTCCGTGTGCCCTGGGTCGATGACGAAGGCAAGGTCCAGGTCAACCGCGGCTACCGTGTGCAGTTCAACAGCGCCATCGGCCCCTACAAGGGTGGTCTGCGCTTCCATCCCTCTGTCAACCAGGGCATCCTGAAGTTCCTGGGCTTTGAGCAGATCTTCAAGAACAGCCTGACCACCCTGCCCATGGGCGGCGGCAAGGGCGGCTCGGACTTCAACCCCAAGGGCAAGAGCGACATGGAAGTCATGCGCTTCTGCCAGAGCTTCATGACCGAGCTGTACCGCCACATCGGCCAGTTCGTGGACTGCCCCGCCGGTGACATCGGCGTCGGCGGCCGCGAGGTCGGCTACCTGTTCGGCCAGTACAAGCGCCTGACCAACAGCTTCCAGGGCGGCATGATCACCGGCAAGGGTCTGACCTTCGGTGGTTCTCTGGCCCGCACTGAGGCGACCGGCTACGGCCTGTGCTACTTCACCGCCGAGGCCCTGAAGTGCATGCGCAACGACAGCTTTGCCGGTAAGACCGTGGTCATCTCCGGTTCCGGCAATGTCGCCATCTATGCCTGCCAGAAGGCCACCCAGCTGGGCGGCAAGGTCGTCACCATGTCCGACTCCAATGGCTATGTCTACGACCCCAACGGCATCGACCTGGCTTACGTCAAGGACCTGAAGGAAGTCCGCCGCGGCCGCATCAAGGAGTATGCTGAGACTCACGAGGGTGCAACCTACGTGGCTGATTGCAGCAAGGTCTGGACTGTCCCCTGCGACATCGCCCTGCCCTGCGCGACCCAGAACGAGATCAACAAGGAGTCCGCTGAGGCTCTGGTCAAGAACGGCTGCACCGTCGTCTGCGAAGGCGCCAACATGCCCAGCACCCCGGAGGCCATCGAGGTCTATCTGGCAAACGGCGTTCTGTACGGACCCGCAAAGGCTGCCAACGCCGGCGGTGTGGCCACCTCCGGCCTGGAGATGAGCCAGAACTCCGAGCGCCTGAGCTGGACCTTCGAAGAGGTCGATGCAAAGCTGAAGGGCATCATGGAGGGCATCTTCCACGCTTCCTATGACGCTTCCGTTGCCGCTGGTTCCGAGGGCAACCTGATGGTCGGTGCAAACTGCGCCGGTTTCCTGAAGGTCGCTACCGCCATGATGGCACAGGGCATCACCTACTAATTGTTCCAAAGCATTTTCAAGAGCTGCGTTCGCAAGAGCGCGGCTCTTTTTGTATGGATTCGCTGGCCGCATCTCCGGGAGCTTTTCCCGGCGAGTCAACGGGCGTTCCCTGCCCGCCCCGCAAGCGGGGCCCCACCTCGGATACTCGCCGAGAAAACTCCCCTCGTGCGGCCTGTATAAAGCCCCGCCAACCCGTCCATACTGACCACATCAAGCGAAGAGAGGGTTCTGAAATGGACGAACAGATGTTTTGTTTTCAATGCGAGCAGGCGGCGCACTGCACTGCCTGTACCGGTAAGGCCGGTGTCTGCGGCAAAAGCGCGGACACGGCAGCGGCGCAGGACCGCCTGACCGGCGCACTCATCTCCTACGCCAGCCAACTCATCGGCGAGGGGCGGGCCCCCGCCCCGGAACAGGCACTGCTGCTGATGGAAGGGCTGTTCACCACCATCACCAACGTGAACTTCGACCCGCAGACCGTGGACCAGCTGACCGAGAGCGTCCACGCGGCCTGCCCCGGCATCGGGTTCGACTACGACATGGCAAACCTCTGGCACGAGCCGGACGAGGACATCCGCAGTCTGAAATCGTTCGTCCTGTTCAGCCTGCGCGGCATGGCAGCGTACAATTACCATGCGCGGGTGCTGGGCCGCATCGACCCGGAGCTGGACCGCTTCTTCTGCGAAGCATTGCAGGCCGTTGGCAGCGAATGCTCCATCGACACCCTCTGGGCACTGGTGCAGAAGACCGGCAAGGCCAGCTACCGCTGCATGGAGCTGCTGGACGCCGCTAACACCGGGGCCTTCGGCCAGCCGGAGCCGGTGGAGGTGCCGCTCGTCATCGAGAAAGGGCCGTTCATCGTCATTTCCGGCCACGACCTCTACGACATGAAGTGCCTGCTGGAGCAGACAGCGGGCAAAGGCATCCACGTCTACACCCACTCGGAAATGCTTCCCGCCCACGGCTACCCGGAGCTGAAGCAGAAGTACCCGCATCTGAAGGGCAACTTCGGCACAGCCTGGCAGAACCAGCAGCGAGAGTTTGAGGACATCCCGGCCCCGATCCTCTTCACCACCAACTGCATCATGCCCCTGCGGGAGAGCTACGCCGACCGGGTGTTCACCACCTCGGTGGTGTCCTATCCCGGCGTCCCGCACATCGGGCCAGAGCGGGATTTCTCCCCCGTCATTGCCAAAGCACTGGAACTGGGGGGCTACCCGGAAGACACCGCCATGCCCGGCATCAACGGCGGGCGCAGCGTCGTGACCGGCTTTGCGCGGAGCGCTGTGCTCTCCCACGCCAATGAGATCGTTGCGGCCGTGAAAAGCGGGCAGATCCGCCATTTCTTCCTGGTGGGCGGCTGTGACGGCACCCGGCCTTCCCGCCGCTACTACACCGAGTTCGCCAAGCTCACCCCGCCCGACACCGTGATCCTGACGCTGGCCTGCGGCAAATTCCGCCTGAACGACCTGGATCTCGGCACCGTGGCGGGCCTGCCCCGCATCCTCGATGTGGGCCAGTGCAACGACGCATACAGCGCCATTCAGATCGCGCTGGCGCTGGCCGATGCGTTCCAGTGCGGCGTCAACGACCTGCCGCTCTCGCTGGTGCTCTGCTGGTTCGAGCAGAAGGCCGTCTGCATCCTCATCGCACTGCTGGCGCTGGGCATCCAGAACATCCGGCTCGGCCCTACCCTGCCCGCCTTCCTCTCGCCGGGCGTGGTGCGCGTTTTGCAGGAAAAGTACAATCTGATGGCCGTCACGACACCGGAGCAAGACCTGAAAGCGATTTTGGGCGAAGGATGAATCTGTTTCATCTCATCATCAAACCGCACAAGATGCGCTGCGTTTGTGCTTTCACGTTTGGTGCAACTGTCGCTTGAAAAATTTTCAGCGTTCAGTATAATTATAAGTACCGGAACAAAGGCGTTCCAAAGGGGTAGAGTCTGCCCCTTTGGGGCGTCTTTTTTGTTTTTCCGTGTCAGACGCTGCGGAATGTGCCGCAGTGGTGAGGATTTTGATTTTACGACAAGGATGGGAAAGGCAATGGAACATTATACGGAAAACTCCACGCCCCTCGGCCTGTATGACCCCCAGTTTGAGCACGACGCCTGCGGCATCGGCGCAGTGGTGGACATCAAGGGCCGCAAGAGCCACCAGACCGTCAGCGATGCACTGTCCATCGTCGAGCGGCTGGAGCACCGCGCCGGCAAGGACGCTGAGGGCAAGACCGGCGACGGCGTGGGCATCATGCTGCAGATCAGCCACAAGTTCTTCTCCAAAGTCGCGGAAGAGATGAACGTCAGCCTCGGCAACGAGCGTGAATATGGCGTTGGCATGTTCTTCTTCCCGCAGAACGAGCACCTGCGTGCTCAGGCCATGAAGCTGTTCGAGCTCGTCACCCGCAAGGAGGGGCTGGAGTTCCTCGCCTGGCGCGAGGTTCCCGTGAACCCCGACGCCGTGGGCCAGAAAGCCCGCGACTGTATGCCCGCCATCTGGCAGTGCTTCATCAAAAAGCCCGCCAAGGTGAGCAAGGGCATCGACTTTGACCGCAAGCTCTACATCGTCCGCCGCGTGTTCGAGCAGGCTAGCAACGGCACCTATGTGCCCAGCCTGTCCAGCCGCACCATCGTGTACAAAGGCATGTTCCTGGTCCACGATCTGCGCCTGTTCTACCTCGATTTGCAGGACGAGGACTATGAATCCGCCATCGGCATGGTGCACAGCCGTTTCTCCACCAACACGAACCCCAGCTGGATGCGCGCCCACCCGAACCGCTTTATCCTGCACAACGGCGAGATCAACACCATCAAGGGCAACACCGACGCGATGCTGGCCCGTGAGGAGTCCATCGCCAGCCCCATCATGCAGGAGGATATGAACAAGATCCTGCCGATCATCAACACCTCCGGCTCCGACTCCGCCATGCTGGACAACGCGCTGGAGTTCATGGTGATGAACGGCATGGACCTGCCCCTGGCCGTGATGATCACCATCCCGGAGCCGTGGGAGAACAACAAGCACATCAGCCAGAAAAAGCGCGATTTCTACCAGTATTACGCCACCATGCTGGAGCCGTGGGACGGCCCCGCTGCCATCCTCTTCTCGGATGGCGATGTCGTGGGTGCCGTGCTGGACCGCAACGGCCTGCGCCCCAGCCGCTACTACATCACCAAGGACGGCCGGATGATCCTTTCTTCTGAGGTGGGCGTTCTCCCCTGCGACCCCGCCGACATCGAGAAGAAAGACCGCCTGCGCCCCGGCAAGATGCTGCTAGTGGATACCGTCAAAGGCGAGGTCGTCGATGACGAGAAGCTGAAGGAATACTACGCCAGCCGCGAGCCCTACGGCGAGTGGATCGACCGCAATCTGGTCCAGCTCAAGAGCCTGAAGATTCCCAACGTCAAGGTGCCCAGCTACACCGGCGAGGAGCTGACCCGCCTGCAAAAGGTGTTCGGTTACAAGTACGAAGAGGTCAAGGACCTCATCCTCCCCATGGCCCGGCTGGGCGCAGAGCCTTCCGGCGCAATGGGCACCGACACCCCGCTGGCCGTGCTGAGCGACCAGCACCCGCCGCTGTTCAACTACTTCAAGCAGCGGTTCGCACAGGTGA
Proteins encoded in this window:
- a CDS encoding polysaccharide biosynthesis protein, encoding MKNIKKITPQVGLRRTFLVVLDAALILFSFYFALLLRADGAVEAAWWPHNRALLYENLPWITALYLMSFLVGGLYSILWKYAGERDLIRLAGMIAVPTAVVYFVNHGLIHGVLFDSANAMAAVLIFLLVGGSRLAWRLFLNHPIGERVRGVPSKDPNRPVLIVGAGEAGAWAINVCKSNESYGHPVAAVDDDPAKFGQTIHGVPVRGTLEQIPQVCERYNIHSIIIAIPTLQGSRLNHVIDLCVSTHCAVQILSDPQLVGTGAPQQNAFRELNTADFLSREEVTLDMEQISGYLTGKTVLVTGGGGSIGSELCRQVMRFQPGKLLIFDIYENCAYELLMELQQKYGRDIPVTVLIGSIRDKKRLDEVFETYHPTVVFHAAAHKHVPLMEVSPAEAVKNNVLGTKNLLTSASEHGVERFVQLSTDKAVNPTSVMGCTKRICEMLIQTFAGNTDMKCVAVRFGNVLGSHGSVIPLFEAQIKKGGPVTLTDPNIERYFMTIPEAAQLVLQAGALAESGSIYVLDMGEPVKIIDLAKQLIRFYGYEPGVNMEIKVVGLRPGEKLYEELMMDEEQDKMRRTEHNKIFVAPPKDIDLARFYTQLQDLSAAAAHNDEGVVKQLAEMIPTFTPTRGNLKT
- a CDS encoding oligosaccharide flippase family protein, with the translated sequence MRPSYLKNAALLTGADVVLRLAGMGLRIWLANALGGEGMGLYQLVLAVYSLFVTLATSGVSVAATRLMAEELSRSRAEARGMLLRLLGAALLLGSAAWAGQFGLAELAAAWWLGDVRAAGALRAAAFGLPWMAVSAVLRGFFIARRQVGPNVVSQLVEQTVRISAIWFALERGRALDVGGKCTAVLAATALSETVSACLMLLFYRREAVSAFGAGPARRPMDPAKRLWEILWPVEGGRCLASALHTAENMLVPACLTVYLLDAGGRSAAVAQYGNLKGMALPLLTFPFGLLGSLSVLLMPEITQAHIRGETGRLSALLDRMLRLTGYFSALAGAVFWVWGASAARLFYGPDGAEAGFYLTVLGPAMPLMYLESMVDGAMKGVGEQKAVFRYSLWDAVLRIAGVMVLLPRFGMKGFLFVILLSSVYTCLANTARLLRVSGMRPALMRWLGAPLLAAGVSAGAGVFFREMLSGWQAGETPEQLAALCIGCCGMGLAGLAAAWPLGLGAEVRAALHPDRARQKAKKA
- a CDS encoding Mrp/NBP35 family ATP-binding protein, which produces MSEECTHDCSTCSAACSSREAAPQHDAPNPNSSVKKVIGVVSGKGGVGKSMTSALLACAMARRGYHCGILDADITGPSIPKLFGIHGRAMADEKGCWPIQSRMGIDVMSINLLVENEEDPVVWRGPVIAGAVKQFWTDVVWKDVDFLFVDMPPGTGDVPLTVFQSLPVDGIVVVASPQELVSMIVAKAVNMAEMMKVPMLGIVENMSYIVCPDCGKHISVFGNSHVDEVAAKHHLPVLAKCPIDPQLAALSDAGMIETYGGEYLEGAADACEKLLKK
- the gdhA gene encoding NADP-specific glutamate dehydrogenase, which encodes MLTNEYLKRVYDGLAQRNANEPEFLQAVREVLESIQPVVEKHPEYEKAGLIERLVEPERIISFRVPWVDDEGKVQVNRGYRVQFNSAIGPYKGGLRFHPSVNQGILKFLGFEQIFKNSLTTLPMGGGKGGSDFNPKGKSDMEVMRFCQSFMTELYRHIGQFVDCPAGDIGVGGREVGYLFGQYKRLTNSFQGGMITGKGLTFGGSLARTEATGYGLCYFTAEALKCMRNDSFAGKTVVISGSGNVAIYACQKATQLGGKVVTMSDSNGYVYDPNGIDLAYVKDLKEVRRGRIKEYAETHEGATYVADCSKVWTVPCDIALPCATQNEINKESAEALVKNGCTVVCEGANMPSTPEAIEVYLANGVLYGPAKAANAGGVATSGLEMSQNSERLSWTFEEVDAKLKGIMEGIFHASYDASVAAGSEGNLMVGANCAGFLKVATAMMAQGITY
- the hcp gene encoding hydroxylamine reductase: MDEQMFCFQCEQAAHCTACTGKAGVCGKSADTAAAQDRLTGALISYASQLIGEGRAPAPEQALLLMEGLFTTITNVNFDPQTVDQLTESVHAACPGIGFDYDMANLWHEPDEDIRSLKSFVLFSLRGMAAYNYHARVLGRIDPELDRFFCEALQAVGSECSIDTLWALVQKTGKASYRCMELLDAANTGAFGQPEPVEVPLVIEKGPFIVISGHDLYDMKCLLEQTAGKGIHVYTHSEMLPAHGYPELKQKYPHLKGNFGTAWQNQQREFEDIPAPILFTTNCIMPLRESYADRVFTTSVVSYPGVPHIGPERDFSPVIAKALELGGYPEDTAMPGINGGRSVVTGFARSAVLSHANEIVAAVKSGQIRHFFLVGGCDGTRPSRRYYTEFAKLTPPDTVILTLACGKFRLNDLDLGTVAGLPRILDVGQCNDAYSAIQIALALADAFQCGVNDLPLSLVLCWFEQKAVCILIALLALGIQNIRLGPTLPAFLSPGVVRVLQEKYNLMAVTTPEQDLKAILGEG